Part of the Dehalococcoidia bacterium genome is shown below.
ACGTTCTTCACCGGCAATGTTTGAACCGGAGAATTGATACCATCTCCACGGTAACGAAAGAAGTCGAGGCATGGTGCAAGAGCAGAAACAATCTGAATGCCAAGATCAATTGGCATTTCACCATAGACGACGCCAGAGTAAAATTGAGACGGCTTTATCCGTCAATCACTACGTGACATGACACTTGTCTTGAGGATGGGAATGCAAGCACCGAGAAACTTCTGAACAATTAGTTAGGAAACGGAATGGTAGAGGCTACCGACCTTGCCATTCCGTTTATCTCGTTTGACCTGCCCCGGGTTACTGTACGACTTAAAGAGTTGGAGTTGCTGGCCCAGAGAAGGGTTGAGCAGTGTGGGGGGAAGAGGGGAATGTCTGCGCGGAGCGGCTGCCCTCTGTCAGGCGATAGAA
Proteins encoded:
- a CDS encoding IS630 family transposase encodes the protein VLHRQCLNRRIDTISTVTKEVEAWCKSRNNLNAKINWHFTIDDARVKLRRLYPSITT